The DNA window GCGCTTCCTTCATCGCGTCCATAAAGCCCGCCTCTCGCTCGGCGGTGCTGGCGCTGTTTTCCTGGTAGCGAAGCAGGACGACCTTGCCCTTGCCCCCGAGCACCTCGGCCAGCCGTTTGCCGCCGAGATAGCCACCCTTCTTGTTGTCGGTGGCGACGAGCGAGATGAAGTCCTTGTTCAGTTCGCCGGCCAGGGGCGAATCCATGATGACCACGGGAATCTTCTTACCCGCCGCCTGCTGAACCGGGCGGAGTAGCGCCTTGTCGTCGAGCGGCGCCAGGACAATGCCGGCGACGCCATCGGTGACCATTTGCTCGACAATCTGGATCTGCCCCGCGCGGTCGTCTTCCTTGAGCGGGCCTTTCCAAATGATCTCGACGTTCATCTCGGCGGCCGCCTTCTTCGCGCCGGCCTCGACGCCTTTCCAGTGTTCGTGGGTGGTGCCCTTCGGGATGACGCCGATCTGCCGTTTGCCGGAGCCG is part of the Humisphaera borealis genome and encodes:
- a CDS encoding ABC transporter substrate-binding protein, translating into MNRLLALSLCVSVLAFVGCKESGSGKRQIGVIPKGTTHEHWKGVEAGAKKAAAEMNVEIIWKGPLKEDDRAGQIQIVEQMVTDGVAGIVLAPLDDKALLRPVQQAAGKKIPVVIMDSPLAGELNKDFISLVATDNKKGGYLGGKRLAEVLGGKGKVVLLRYQENSASTAEREAGFMDAMKEAPGITLISSNQYAGATADSAQKKAESMLDVLRDADGIFCPNESSTQGMLNALERAGLAGESQKVKFVGFDKSVPLLKAMEEGKIQGLVAQNPEKMGYESVKVIVNKLDGKPVEPNVDTGVIVITKENLGSPEVKALIGR